A single region of the Brachypodium distachyon strain Bd21 chromosome 3, Brachypodium_distachyon_v3.0, whole genome shotgun sequence genome encodes:
- the LOC100845198 gene encoding ubiquitin-like-specific protease ESD4: protein MCTGTDADSVPCKKELFRLIYNSPLYLRNGGKQLEINRFPVSALERRYYIVLCRLGHSERYQCDIAIMYRKVRCSYRSLGQSLMPGGHVNNFLISVFCRKLFDDCHPSISKKHFFFSYIGENILKYNSRDQFKLIRNAFKGASLAMKIDACELLFFPICHCEHWFLFVVDLQNCLFAFMDSLYSKKSRYQIVVRSLLIGNFKHLWREVVDPEYNFDNFRIVYPAIPRQGNGHDCGIFVMKCMEIWTPGVVLHDYFSKVNIPNIRIQYANQLFFSSNNTVDKSLVTDFFREGKLHLVRKSTTSPPSEFHITKK from the exons ATGTGTACTGGCACTGATGCTGATTCTGTGCCCTGCAAGAAAGAGCTCTTCCGCCTGATCTACAATTCTCCTCTCTACCTTCGTAACGGCGGCAAGCAGCTG GAAATAAATCGATTTCCAGTCTCTGCACTTGAGAGGAGATACTACATTGTGCTGTGTAGACTTGGCCACAGCGAAAGATATCAATG TGACATTGCTATTATGTACCGCAAGGTTCGCTGCTCGTATCGCTCTCTTGGCCAGTCATTGATGCCAGGAGGTCATGTGAATAACTTCCTGATTTCCGTTTTCTGTCGGAAACTGTTTGATGACTGCCATCcttctatttctaaaaagcatttcttcttctcttatATTGGG GAAAACATTCTCAAATACAATAGCAGAGATCAGTTTAAACTCATACGTAACGCTTTTAAAGGTGCGAGTTTAGCAATGAAAATTGATGCATGCGAATTG CTCTTTTTCCCTATATGCCATTGTGAGCACTGGTTTCTATTTGTTGTCGATCTACAGAACTGTTTATTTGCATTTATGGATTCCTTATACAGTAAAAAGTCTCGCTATCAAATTGTGGTCAGAAGCTTGCTT ATTGGTAATTTCAAGCATCTTTGGAGAGAAGTAGTTGATCCAGAGTACAATTTTGACAATTTCCGAATTGTCTATCCTGCGATACCAAGACAAGGAAATGG GCATGATTGTGGCATCTTTGTCATGAAATGCATGGAGATTTGGACCCCTGGAGTAGTTCTTcatgattatttttcaaaGGTCAACATACCAAACATAAGGATTCAATACGCAAATCAGCTCTTCTTCAGTTCCAATAATACTGTTGATAAATCTTTGGTAACGGATTTTTTCAGAGAG GGCAAACTTCATCTGGTCAGAAAGAGTACAACTTCACCTCCAAGCGAGTTCCATATAACGAAGAAATAG
- the LOC100845501 gene encoding uncharacterized protein LOC100845501, whose translation MPGMVADAPPSSCPAPSSSSSAIWSRRRDEITFDRLRKFWNALSPQGRHALLRIDKQTLIEHARKNLYCSRCNGLLLESFTQIVIYGKSLHQESSGEPRVLEIEPHDVQDPSVHPWGGLSTTKDGILTLLDCFINAKSLHVLQNVFDNARAREREREMLYPDACGGEGRGWISPAIANYGRGHGTRDTCALHTARLSCDTLVDFWSALGDEARSSLLRMKEEDFIERLMHRFDSKRFCRDCRKNVIREFKELKELKRLRREPRCTSWFCVADTAFHCEVFEDAVLVDWHQDFLEQDGAYHHFELGVGTDEGKADILEFEDVGMNGQVHKKGLDLDQYEDYFVTLRAWRLDGRCTEFCVKAHALKGQSCVHRRLIVGDGFVTITKGESVRSFFEYAEEAEEEDEDDAMDRDGNDPDSDGAHPQKHAKSPELAREFLLDAATVIFKEQVEKAFREGTARQNAHSVFVSLALKLLEERIHVACKEIITLEKQTKLLEEEEKEKREEEERRERRRAKEREKKLRRKERLKEKGRDKEEMPVQSKSSGDVTPGHCQSPDILDSRYSASDEEGNVVVAEQFSRDTSADQSLSTEADEQSNEQCSTTAEFVPADCSDSFICEQSKSRRKPRFTRDSPQEKATSCWYEDRRDDSEDIGDIHCQSRERTRNTSRGCNSAFSINSRTRDRYEYNPCSCGHQEDYRYFPSARSSRDVKMPRKTLVEKPRLQYRRCYPVDSFVVPKGSRVGIIPNKNTGPKQVWEPMDARKKASLGNAHDAFETVDNTGRSDQVGCSKDINECEKLGTGGEPLAEVCSDRSEEACKSDTDQPGDREDKTQAACNDEPAVVNKPDSCLKKGASQMAKLTTSDSSSCLSEGDRDSSMSSMTSLSAQNAESSSSTSDSEESSERNNSSPGDPPAKNASRSLLEMCAGNGFREYQPKSMHPPGSNQFGLGMAPFQDHVLHHHKVQTPPYSSTFVGFHSHHLSVPTSGYLPYPQPGTFYPSPVGYSVTGNQCVDFPMQYSNNIHPYSGPPEFRYIPAPPINKTMLTFSAMPPTPLCINGRPMVMNPDMQHHHTLPPESELVVAQNGCHTLPPESELVVVQNGCHTLPPESELVVAQNGCSENNFKPPDDSTPFSLFQFNLPIAPPASAPSKDVQPDGGAMAAMTKPPMAQNQPCSREETDVKEYNLFSGCERTISISSFM comes from the exons ATGCCCGGGATGGTCGcggacgcgccgccgtcctcctgccccgccccttcctcctcctcgtcggcgatctggtcgcgccgccgcgacgAGATCACCTTCGACCGCCTCCGCAAG TTTTGGAATGCCCTATCACCTCAAGGACGGCATGCGCTCCTCAGAATAGATAAACAGACCCTGATCGAGCATGCTCGCAAAAATCTATACTGTTCAAGGTGCAATGGGCTGCTTTTAGAAAGTTTCACACAAATAGTCATTTATGGAAAGTCGCTGCATCAAGAAAGTTCCGGTGAACCAAGAGTTTTGGAGATTGAACCGCATGATGTTCAGGACCCATCAGTTCATCCTTGGGGAGGCCTTTCAACAACAAAGGATGGCATCCTAACACTTCTTGACTGCTTCATAAATGCAAAATCTCTTCATGTACTCCAGAAT GTATTTGACAATGCACGGGCGAGGGAGCGTGAACGGGAAATGCTTTATCCTGATGCCTGCGGTGGGGAAGGAAGAGGATGGATTAGCCCAGCTATAGCTAATTATGGCAGGGGGCATGGAACGCGAGACACATGTGCTTTGCACACTGCGCGCCTTTCTTGTGATACTCTGGTGGATTTCTGGTCTGCACTGGGTGATGAAGCTAGATCATCTCTTTTACGGATGAAGGAGGAGGATTTCATTGAAAGACTTATGCATAG GTTCGACAGCAAGAGGTTTTGCAGGGACTGTAGAAAGAATGTTATTCGTGAATTTAAGGAGCTTAAGGAACTGAAACGCCTGCGTAGGGAACCTCGCTGCACTAGTTGGTTCTGTGTTGCAGATACAGCTTTCCACTGCGAG GTGTTTGAGGATGCTGTTCTAGTTGATTGGCACCAAGATTTCTTGGAGCAAGATGGAGCTTATCATCATTTTGAATTAGGTGTTGGAACTGATGAAGGAAAAGCTGATATTCTAGAATTTGAAGATGTGGGAATGAATGGCCAAGTCCACAAGAAAGGCCTTGATCTTGACCAGTATGAAGACTATTTTGTCACCTTGAGAGCGTGGAGGCTGGATGGCCGCTGCACAGAATTCTGTGTGAAGGCCCACGCGTTGAAGGGTCAATCATGTGTTCACCGCAGGCTGATTGTGGGGGATGGGTTTGTGACCATTACCAAAGGTGAAAGTGTTAGAAGTTTCTTTGAGTATGCtgaagaagcagaggaagaggat GAGGACGATGCCATGGATAGGGACGGGAATGATCCTGATAGCGATGGTGCTCATCCACAGAAGCATGCTAAGAGTCCTGAACTTGCAAGAGAATTTCTCTTGGATGCTGCCACAGTGATCTTCAAAGAACAG GTCGAAAAGGCTTTCAGAGAAGGCACAGCCCGGCAAAATGCACACAGTGTATTTGTGTCTCTTGCACTGAAACTACTGGAAGAACGGATTCATGTTGCTTGCAAAGAAATAATTACATTGGAAAAACAG ACCAAGCttcttgaagaagaagagaaagagaagcgtgaagaagaagaacgcagagagaggaggagagcaaaagagagagaaaagaagcttagaaggaaagaaagatTGAAAGAGAAGGGAAGAGATAAGGAAGAAATGCCAGTTCAATCAAAATCTTCTGGTGATGTAACACCAGGTCATTGTCAGTCACCAGATATTCTTGACTCCAGATACTCAGCTAGCGATGAGGAAGGTAATGTTGTGGTTGCAGAACAATTCTCTCGTGATACCTCTGCCGATCAATCTTTAAGCACGGAGGCTGATGAACAAAGCAATGAGCAATGCAGTACAACAGCAGAATTTGTTCCCGCAGATTGCAGTGACTCTTTCATATGTGAACAATCAAAatcaagaagaaaaccgaGATTTACAAGGGATTCCCCCCAAGAAAAGGCAACCAGTTGTTGGTATGAAGACCGCCGAGATGACTCTGAGGACATTGGTGACATTCACTGCCAATCAAGGGAGAGGACAAGGAATACTTCTAGAGGCTGCAATTCTGCATTCAGTATAAATAGCCGAACAAGAGATAGGTACGAGTACAACCCCTGCAGTTGTGGCCATCAGGAAGATTACCGATATTTTCCCTCAGCTAGATCGAGCAGGGATGTGAAGATGCCCAGGAAAACATTGGTTGAAAAGCCCAGGTTGCAGTACCGCAGGTGCTATCCAGTGGATAGTTTTGTTGTGCCAAAAGGAAGCCGTGTTGGTATTATACCAAACAAGAATACAGGTCCAAAGCAAGTCTGGGAGCCAATGGATGCAAGAAAGAAAGCCAGCTTAGGGAATGCACATGATGCTTTCGAAACAGTTGATAATACTGGAAGATCCGATCAAGTGGGGTGTTCTAAGGATATCAATGAATGTGAAAAGCTTGGCACAGGGGGTGAACCACTTGCTGAAGTTTGTTCTGATAGATCTGAGGAAGCTTGTAAGTCGGACACAGATCAGCCAGGCGATAGAGAGGACAAAACTCAAGCTGCTTGCAATGATGAACCTGCTGTGGTGAACAAGCCTGACTCCTGCTTGAAAAAAGGTGCCAGTCAAATGGCAAAGCTAACCACTTCGGATAGCTCGTCATGTCTAAGCGAGGGAGACAGAGATAGCAGTATGAGCAGCATGACCTCATTGAGTGCTCAGAATGcagaatcttcttcttccacttCTGATTCAGAAGAATCTTCAGAAAGGAATAATAGCAGCCCAGGTGATCCACCAGCAAAGAATGCTTCCCGGTCGTTACTGGAAATGTGTGCAGGAAATGGTTTCAGAGAATACCAACCGAAAAGCATGCACCCTCCTGGTAGCAACCAATTTGGTTTGGGCATGGCCCCTTTCCAGGACCATGTATTGCATCACCACAAGGTACAGACACCACCATACTCGTCAACTTTTGTGGGGTTCCACAGCCATCACTTGTCAGTTCCGACGAGTGGCTACCTACCGTATCCGCAGCCTGGCACCTTTTACCCCAGCCCTGTTGGATACAGTGTCACCGGGAACCAATGTGTTGACTTCCCAATGCAGTACAGCAACAATATACATCCTTATTCAGGTCCACCGGAATTCCGGTATATACCTGCACCGCCAATCAATAAGACTATGTTGACCTTCAGTGCCATGCCACCAACCCCACTGTGCATAaatggaagaccgatggtcatgAATCCAGACATGCAACATCACCATACCCTTCCTCCTGAGTCGGAGCTGGTGGTGGCCCAGAATGGGTGCCATACCCTTCCTCCTGAGTCAGAGCTGGTCGTGGTCCAGAATGGGTGTCATACCCTTCCTCCTGAGTCGGAGTTGGTGGTGGCCCAGAATGGGTGTTCAGAGAACAACTTCAAACCACCGGATGATAGCACACCTTTCTCGTTGTTCCAATTTAACCTGCCAATAGCCCCTCCCGCCTCAGCGCCGTCCAAAGACGTGCAACCGGATGGAGGGGCAATGGCGGCAATGACAAAGCCACCAATGGCCCAAAATCAGCCTTGCTCGAGGGAGGAGACAGATGTCAAGGAATATAACCTTTTCTCCGGATGTGAAAGGACTATAAGCATATCTTCGTTCATGTAG
- the LOC100845808 gene encoding DNA (cytosine-5)-methyltransferase CMT3 produces the protein MAPSSPSSAAAAAPARASSRKRTASAKAELAQEATKRPRKAAASSGKKKVTKPKAKAEKAPRKKKEVEVLGEDEVCAEEPDEEELALGEEDESAASGEQQPEEPAAARKRVAQPIRARNQAGGDKDHGFVGAPFPAGEARSKWPQRYQPTKPRRPEEEEEDPKARCHYRSAKVDEAIYNLGDDVYVMAGENEPHYIGRITEFFEGIDKKCYFTCRWFFRPEDTVISTAKFVNDHTHDPKRVFLSEEKNDNVLECIVLKVNIVHVDPNMDSEAKAQLVAESDLYYDMSYSVAYSTFANITSDTNDNSGISSDVDSEAASPVRTAVLLDLYSGCGGMSTGLCLGSALAGLKLETRWAVDLNSFACKSLKYNHPGTEVRNEKAEDFLALLKEWAILCDTYVHGNNSDPASPSEDEEEDDEPLGKDEFVVEKLLEICYGGSGREKAIYFKVQWKGYGPEEDTWEPIGNLSDCPLKIKEFVQEGHKRNILPLPGDVEVICGGPPCQGISGFNRFRNRKEPLKDEKNQQMVTFMDIVSYLKPKFVLMENVVDILKFADGYLGRYALSRLVSLNYQARLGIMVAGCYGLPQFRMRVFLWGALPAMVLPKYPLPTHDVVVRGGAPNAFSQSIVAYDETQKPTLKKALLLGDAISDLPKVDNFQPHEVMEYGAQPKTEFQSYIRLSRKDMLDYSFGDNTCPEEGKLLDHQPLRLNQDDYDRVQQIPVKKGANFRDLPGVKVGANNIVEWDPEVQRVYLKSGKPLVPDYAMSFIKGRSLKPFGRLWWDETVPTVVTRAEPHNQIILHPNQARVLTVRENARLQGFPDYYRMNGPIKEKYIQVGNAVAVPVARALGYSLGRAYQGEMEGSNPLFTLPDSFTNVGQTVVLARASSVGTPAGEVVEQ, from the exons ATGGCGCCGAGCtcgccgtcctccgccgctgccgccgcgccaGCTCGCGCCTCTTCGCGCAAGCGGACGGCCTCCGCCAAGGCCGAGCTCGCCCAGGAGGCCACCAAGCGCCCGCGCAAGGCGGCCGCgtcgtcggggaagaagaaggtgactAAGCCCAAGGCGAAGGCGGAGAAGGCAcccaggaagaagaaggaggtcGAGGTGCTCGGGGAGGATGAGGTCTGCGCCGAGGAacccgacgaggaggagctggcgcTGGGTGAGGAGGATGAGTCGGCCGCGTCAGGGGAGCAGCAGCcggaggagccggcggcggcgaggaagcgTGTAGCGCAGCCCATCAGGGCCAGGAACCAAGCTGGTGGCGACAAGGACCATGGGTTCGTCGGTGCgcccttccccgccggcgaggCACGCAGCAAGTGGCCGCAGCGGTACCAGCCCACCAAGCCCAGGAG gccggaggaggaagaggaggacccCAAGGCCCGGTGTCATTACCGCTCTGCCAAAGTCGATGAAGCCATCTATAATCTTGGCGACGACGTATATGTCATG GCTGGGGAAAATGAGCCTCATTACATTGGCCGAATAACTGAATTTTTTGAGGGTATTGACAAAAAATGTTATTTCACTTGTCGTTGGTTCTTCCGTCCAGAGGACACG GTGATCTCAACGGCCAAGTTTGTAAATGATCACACGCATGATCCAAAGCGTGTATTCCTCTCTGaggaaaaaaatgacaatgtGCTCGAATGCATTGTATTGAAGGTTAACATAGTTCATGTTGATCCAAAT ATGGATTCAGAAGCTAAGGCTCAACTGGTGGCTGAAAGTGACCTTTACTATGATATGTCATATAGTGTTGCTTACTCTACGTTTGCTAACATCACATCAG ATACCAATGACAATTCTGGGATTTCTTCTGATGTTGATTCGGAGGCTGCCTCCCCAGTGAGAACAGCAGTGCTCCTTGACCTTTATTCTGGTTGCGGTGGTATGTCTACGGGGCTGTGCTTGGGTTCAGCCCTGGCTGGCCTGAAACTTGAAACG CGATGGGCTGTTGACCTGAACAGCTTTGCATGCAAGAGCCTGAAGTACAACCACCCCGGAACTGAG GTCCGAAATGAGAAAGCTGAAGATTTTCTTGCTCTCCTCAAGGAATGGGCCATCCTGTGTGACACATATGTCCATGGGAATAATTCTGACCCGGCTAGTCCCTcagaggatgaggaggaagatgatgaaCCTCTTGGAAAGGATGAGTTTGTAGTGGAGAAGCTACTTGAAATCTGCTATGGTGGCAGCGGGAGGGAAAAAGCCATATATTTCAAG GTGCAATGGAAAGGCTATGGTCCAGAGGAGGATACCTGGGAGCCGATTGGAAACCTCAG TGACTGCCCTCTAAAAATTAAAGAATTTGTACAAGAAGGGCACAAGCGAAACATTTTACCACTGCCT GGTGATGTTGAAGTCATATGTGGTGGCCCACCTTGCCAAGGAATTAGTGGCTTCAACCGGTTCAGGAACCGTAAAGAGCCACTAAAAGATGAGAAAAACCAGCAAATGGTCACTTTTATGGACATTGTGTCCTATCTGAAACCGAAGTTTGTCCTTATGGAAAATGTTGTGGACATTCTTAAGTTTGCCGATGGATATCTTGGTAGATATGCATTGAGCCGCCTGGTTTCTCTGAATTACCAAGCGCGACTTGGGATTATGGTCGCTGGTTGCTATGGGCTGCCGCAGTTCCGAATGCGTGTGTTCCTTTGGGGAGCTCTTCCTGCCATG GTGCTCCCAAAGTATCCTCTCCCTACACATGACGTGGTTGTGCGTGGCGGGGCACCGAATGCTTTTTCT CAAAGCATTGTTGCATACGACGAAACGCAAAAGCCAACCTTGAAGAAGGCTTTGCTTCTTGGTGATGCCATTTCAGATTTGCCAAAG GTAGATAACTTTCAACCTCATGAGGTAATGGAATATGGTGCTCAACCCAAGACAGAATTTCAGAGCTACATCCGACTTAGTCGTAAAG ACATGCTGGATTATTCATTTGGTGATAACACTTGTCCTGAAGAAGGCAAGCTCTTGGATCACCAACCTTTGAGGCTAAACCAAGATGATTATGATCGCGTGCAACAGATTCCAGTAAAGAAG GGAGCCAACTTCCGCGACCTACCAGGTGTCAAGGTTGGAGCAAATAATATTGTGGAGTGGGACCCAGAAGTTCAGCGAGTTTATCTGAAATCTGGAAAACCCTTG GTTCCTGACTATGCAATGTCCTTCATTAAGGGCAGATCATTGAA GCCATTTGGTCGCTTGTGGTGGGATGAGACAGTTCCGACGGTTGTGACCAGAGCAGAGCCACACAACCAG ATTATATTGCACCCAAATCAGGCACGTGTTCTGACCGTTCGGGAGAATGCAAGGTTGCAGGGTTTCCCTGATTACTACCGTATGAACGGCCCCATCAAGGAGAA GTACATACAAGTTGGCAATGCGGTTGCGGTCCCTGTTGCCCGGGCACTGGGTTACTCTCTCGGTCGTGCGTACCAGGGCGAGATGGAAGGGAGCAACCCACTGTTCACGCTTCCTGACAGCTTCACCAACGTGGGACAGACAGTGGTGCTAGCAAGAGCTTCATCTGTTGGAACCCCAGCAGGAGAGGTGGTAGAGCAGTAA